Proteins encoded within one genomic window of Syntrophorhabdales bacterium:
- a CDS encoding peptidyl-prolyl cis-trans isomerase → MRKFVLFFCFALLLLGCSKKEDGKVLATIDGEKITLEEFNKELDRIPANMKMLVLTQSGKQSFLDRYIVKRLLMEEAKKESIEKDKDFQDRLSDIKEQLLIESLLKKKIATNINPSEQELKDYYEKNKDKFKTGQEVDTRQILVKTEKEAKEIQAKLQKGEDFANLAKTYSIDPSAKATGGAIGFHAKGTLLPEYEAAAAKLTKVGQISSPVKTQLGYHIIQLQGIKPAAYTPFDEVKDFIKQRIVQEKQNDVLEKYVSDLKSKAKITINADLLKSDADKAAPAGKVGEAPGAAPAAKPEDAASKSEPAPKPEVPSKPEPPAKEEPGTKK, encoded by the coding sequence ATGCGAAAATTCGTGCTTTTTTTCTGTTTTGCGCTGTTGCTGCTCGGGTGCTCAAAAAAGGAGGACGGCAAAGTCCTTGCCACGATTGATGGCGAAAAGATAACACTCGAGGAGTTCAATAAAGAGCTCGACAGAATTCCCGCGAACATGAAGATGCTCGTGCTAACGCAGAGCGGCAAGCAGAGCTTTCTGGACCGGTATATCGTAAAAAGACTCCTGATGGAAGAGGCAAAAAAAGAAAGTATCGAGAAGGATAAAGACTTTCAGGACAGGCTCTCCGACATAAAGGAACAGCTGCTCATCGAGTCTTTGCTCAAGAAAAAAATAGCCACCAACATCAATCCCTCGGAACAGGAACTGAAGGACTACTACGAAAAAAACAAAGATAAATTTAAGACGGGCCAGGAGGTCGATACGCGGCAGATTCTGGTTAAAACAGAAAAAGAGGCCAAAGAGATCCAGGCCAAACTGCAGAAGGGAGAGGACTTTGCGAATCTCGCCAAGACATACTCCATAGATCCGTCCGCCAAGGCCACCGGCGGGGCAATTGGTTTCCACGCTAAAGGCACATTGCTGCCCGAGTATGAGGCGGCAGCCGCAAAACTCACGAAGGTAGGCCAGATCAGCTCCCCTGTCAAGACCCAGCTTGGCTACCACATCATCCAACTGCAGGGAATAAAGCCGGCCGCATATACGCCATTCGATGAGGTGAAAGATTTTATCAAACAGAGGATCGTTCAGGAAAAACAGAATGATGTGCTCGAAAAATACGTATCCGACCTCAAATCAAAAGCAAAAATAACGATCAATGCGGACCTTCTCAAGAGTGATGCAGACAAGGCTGCCCCGGCCGGCAAGGTAGGAGAGGCCCCAGGCGCTGCTCCGGCTGCAAAACCTGAGGACGCTGCTTCCAAGAGCGAGCCTGCGCCCAAGCCAGAAGTTCCATCAAAGCCCGAACCGCCCGCAAAGGAAGAGCCGGGAACAAAGAAATGA
- a CDS encoding APC family permease, with protein MAPDDQQLSPLHRFVHKIIGAPKDVEDRHIWHKISLIPILAWIGLGADGLSSSSYGPEEAFRALGQHAYLAIILALATAFTVFIISYAYARIIEHFPHGGGGYIVATHTISERAGVISGCALLVDYMLTITVSLASCGDALFSFLPIHYYHLKVPFVIFLIALLVMINLRGVKESVTFLAPIFITFIVTHAILIFYGVFSHTGQIGAVSREFHNDISKDLGIIGVMGVLAIFLRAFSLGGGTYTGIEAVSNGMQIMREPRVHTGKKTMVYMATSLACTAGGLLFCYLLWNVKPAEGRTMNAILADTMFGAWPGGYFLALITILSEGALLVVGAQAGFIDGPRVMANMAVDSWFPRRFAALSERLTMQNGVLLMGIAALVLLIYTHGSVSSLVVMYSINVFLTFSLSQFGMVRFYITNRSRESKWKQHIIVHLIGLFLCLTILIVTTYEKFEEGGWLTLLITSVFITLCYLIRSHYVKVRNSVKRLEEIVEDIPTTEVYNDQPLDPKQMTAVLLVSGFNGFGIHTLLSIVRSFPNFYRNYIFVQVAEIDSGSFKGVQEVEALKESVKRGLEKYVKITRKHGFPADYRMDVATDVVEAATQLCESIVREFPKSTAFTGKLVFRHERLLSRLLHNQTAFAIQRRLQWDGITAVILPIRVDM; from the coding sequence ATGGCACCAGATGATCAGCAACTGAGCCCTCTTCACCGATTCGTGCACAAGATAATCGGGGCGCCTAAGGACGTTGAAGACAGACACATCTGGCATAAAATATCCCTGATCCCGATTCTCGCGTGGATAGGCCTCGGCGCAGACGGCCTGTCCTCGTCCTCTTACGGTCCCGAAGAGGCTTTCAGGGCTCTCGGGCAGCACGCCTATCTTGCGATCATTTTGGCTTTGGCCACTGCGTTCACGGTATTCATCATATCGTACGCCTATGCGAGGATCATCGAACACTTCCCGCACGGAGGCGGCGGGTACATCGTCGCAACACACACCATCAGCGAAAGGGCGGGCGTCATCTCCGGTTGCGCACTGCTCGTAGACTATATGTTGACAATCACTGTTTCGCTGGCTTCATGCGGTGACGCATTATTCAGCTTCCTCCCCATCCATTATTACCACCTGAAAGTGCCGTTCGTAATCTTCCTCATAGCCCTGCTGGTCATGATAAATCTGAGAGGAGTAAAGGAATCCGTTACCTTTCTCGCTCCTATTTTTATAACCTTTATAGTGACTCACGCCATTCTAATCTTCTACGGCGTGTTCAGCCACACCGGGCAGATAGGCGCTGTAAGCCGGGAGTTTCACAACGACATTTCAAAGGATCTGGGCATAATCGGCGTAATGGGCGTTCTCGCAATTTTCCTTCGCGCGTTTTCGCTGGGTGGCGGTACCTACACCGGTATCGAGGCAGTATCTAACGGCATGCAGATCATGCGCGAGCCCAGGGTCCACACAGGCAAGAAAACGATGGTTTACATGGCGACTTCGCTCGCCTGCACTGCAGGCGGACTCCTGTTCTGCTATCTTTTGTGGAACGTTAAGCCTGCCGAAGGACGGACCATGAACGCCATACTCGCTGACACCATGTTTGGAGCCTGGCCGGGTGGCTACTTCCTTGCGCTTATCACCATCCTGTCTGAGGGCGCTCTCCTCGTCGTGGGTGCTCAAGCCGGGTTCATCGACGGGCCAAGAGTTATGGCCAATATGGCGGTCGACTCATGGTTTCCCCGACGCTTTGCAGCCCTGTCTGAACGACTCACCATGCAGAACGGCGTACTCCTCATGGGCATAGCGGCCCTTGTTCTGCTCATCTACACGCACGGTTCTGTATCGTCGCTTGTGGTCATGTACTCTATCAATGTCTTTCTCACGTTCTCGCTTTCGCAATTCGGTATGGTACGTTTCTACATTACAAACAGAAGCAGGGAGTCGAAATGGAAACAGCACATCATCGTTCACCTCATCGGATTGTTTCTGTGCCTCACTATCCTCATTGTCACCACGTACGAAAAATTTGAGGAGGGAGGTTGGCTCACCCTTCTCATCACTTCTGTCTTTATAACCCTCTGTTACCTTATTCGTAGCCATTACGTGAAAGTCAGAAACAGCGTAAAGAGGCTTGAGGAGATAGTTGAAGACATACCTACCACTGAGGTATATAACGACCAACCGCTTGATCCTAAGCAGATGACGGCGGTGCTCCTGGTAAGCGGCTTCAACGGCTTCGGCATTCACACGCTTCTCTCAATTGTGAGAAGCTTTCCCAACTTCTACAGGAACTACATCTTTGTTCAAGTCGCGGAGATTGACTCAGGATCATTCAAGGGTGTGCAGGAAGTTGAGGCGCTTAAGGAATCTGTGAAACGAGGACTCGAGAAATACGTTAAGATCACCCGCAAACACGGATTCCCGGCCGACTACCGGATGGACGTCGCGACTGACGTCGTGGAAGCCGCCACGCAGCTCTGTGAGTCCATTGTACGGGAATTTCCAAAGTCGACCGCATTTACAGGCAAACTGGTCTTTCGCCATGAGCGGTTACTCAGCAGGCTGCTGCACAACCAAACCGCGTTTGCTATCCAACGCCGCCTTCAGTGGGACGGGATTACGGCCGTGATTCTCCCGATCCGCGTAGATATGTAA
- a CDS encoding peptidyl-prolyl cis-trans isomerase, with the protein MIRTRNILSLILSAFTLLCAFTVRGEVIDKIVAIVNDDIVTMGEVQKFVQVEKQGVFTSADEYFRDMDMKDKLDGFIENKLVQQQAKKMKLDVSDKEVESVVDSIRKQNLITEKEFRERLEKENIDYKSFVEGIRNNLLRSRVLGRAVGTTVVVSDASVKEYYDKNPDQFRSEEFHLQQIFISSRREDASTRAQAAFNELQQEQPFEAVARKYSDDPSGVRGGDIGFVKKEELIPQLLQAITLLMPGTSSHPIVTPYGYHIIKLLEVRQGEAVPFDVVKDAIKARIIAQETQKRYREYIGKIRASSYIEVKI; encoded by the coding sequence ATGATACGAACAAGAAACATTCTTTCACTCATCCTCAGCGCGTTTACGCTTCTCTGCGCCTTTACTGTGCGCGGCGAGGTCATCGACAAGATTGTTGCCATTGTCAACGATGACATCGTCACCATGGGCGAGGTCCAGAAGTTTGTCCAGGTCGAAAAGCAAGGTGTATTCACCTCCGCCGACGAGTATTTCAGGGACATGGACATGAAAGACAAACTGGACGGTTTCATCGAGAATAAGCTTGTGCAGCAGCAGGCAAAGAAGATGAAACTGGATGTATCCGACAAAGAGGTGGAGTCGGTCGTTGACAGCATAAGAAAGCAAAACCTTATCACGGAAAAAGAGTTCAGGGAGCGCCTGGAAAAAGAGAACATCGATTACAAGAGTTTCGTGGAGGGAATCCGCAATAATCTTCTGAGGAGTCGCGTCCTGGGAAGGGCAGTAGGCACAACCGTGGTGGTGAGCGATGCAAGCGTGAAAGAGTATTATGACAAGAACCCGGATCAGTTCAGGTCAGAGGAGTTCCATCTGCAGCAGATATTCATCTCTTCACGAAGAGAGGACGCATCCACGAGAGCTCAGGCAGCATTCAATGAGCTGCAGCAAGAACAACCATTTGAAGCTGTCGCCAGGAAATATTCGGACGACCCGTCAGGTGTACGCGGCGGAGACATCGGGTTCGTTAAAAAAGAGGAACTGATACCACAGCTACTCCAGGCTATTACGCTCCTCATGCCGGGAACATCTTCTCACCCCATTGTGACGCCTTACGGCTATCACATCATAAAGCTGTTGGAGGTAAGGCAGGGTGAGGCTGTCCCGTTTGACGTCGTTAAAGATGCCATCAAGGCAAGAATCATAGCGCAGGAGACCCAGAAACGATACAGGGAGTATATCGGAAAGATCAGAGCCTCCTCTTACATTGAGGTCAAGATCTGA
- the pdxA gene encoding 4-hydroxythreonine-4-phosphate dehydrogenase PdxA — MKRVAVTFGDPAGIGPEVILKALPDVCRKSIPVIVGDVRVIQQLKSAFFNDRHLHFKRLGEARVGEAELVDVGVIAEDVRFGSVSPLYGHAAYRYITEALKLLFLNEVSAVVTCPISKAAISLAGIPFVGHTELLAHYGGVTDYVMMMAAGTFRVSLVTIHVPLRSVPAAMTAERVFRCIALTAWSLRDYFRIELPRIKVCGLNPHAGEQGVIGNEEEMIAEAVARARSFSMNVEGPLPADTLFHKVDCDAYIAMYHDQGLIPVKTMNFERTVNITLGLPFIRTSVGHGTGFDIAGTGRADPTSFVEAYRTAESMLTARK, encoded by the coding sequence CTGAAAAGAGTAGCTGTCACGTTCGGTGACCCTGCGGGCATCGGCCCGGAAGTGATTCTGAAAGCCCTGCCTGACGTGTGCCGAAAAAGTATACCGGTTATCGTCGGCGACGTTCGGGTCATCCAACAACTCAAATCCGCATTTTTCAACGATCGCCATCTTCATTTCAAGCGTCTGGGTGAGGCTCGGGTAGGCGAGGCCGAATTAGTCGATGTAGGAGTGATAGCGGAAGACGTGCGGTTTGGCTCTGTTTCACCTTTGTACGGACACGCGGCTTACCGTTACATCACAGAGGCTCTGAAGCTTCTTTTTCTTAACGAGGTCTCCGCAGTAGTTACCTGTCCCATCAGCAAGGCAGCCATCAGCCTTGCCGGAATACCCTTTGTAGGTCACACGGAACTCCTCGCCCATTACGGCGGTGTGACGGATTATGTTATGATGATGGCCGCCGGGACCTTTCGCGTTTCGCTTGTGACGATACACGTCCCTCTGCGATCCGTGCCTGCGGCAATGACGGCAGAAAGGGTATTCAGGTGCATAGCTCTCACTGCGTGGTCGCTCAGAGACTATTTCCGGATCGAACTTCCCCGGATAAAAGTGTGCGGCCTGAATCCACATGCGGGCGAGCAGGGGGTTATAGGCAACGAGGAGGAGATGATTGCGGAGGCCGTGGCGCGAGCAAGGTCGTTCTCAATGAACGTTGAAGGACCCCTGCCTGCCGACACTCTCTTTCACAAGGTCGACTGCGATGCCTACATTGCCATGTATCACGACCAGGGGCTTATCCCCGTAAAGACGATGAATTTCGAGAGGACAGTCAATATCACTCTCGGCCTGCCCTTCATAAGAACATCGGTCGGACACGGAACAGGCTTTGACATAGCAGGAACCGGCAGGGCCGACCCCACCAGTTTCGTCGAAGCGTACAGAACCGCTGAGTCCATGCTGACCGCGAGAAAATGA